The Psychrobacter arenosus region TTATAGCACGACCTTCTATAAAATAAAAAAGGGTAAAAAAATATAATGGGCTGCTTAGGCTTATGAATTGCTTTTTGCTGTAGAAAAGGCAGCGGCAATCGCGAAGAAGCTGTCGGCTTGTAGCGCCGCGCCACCGACTAAAGCACCATTGACGCTGTCTGCTTGCGCAAACTGAGCCGCATTGGCCGCATTCACACTACCGCCGTAGAGCACACAGGGTTCGCCCAACGCTGCTTCTGCGCCGGCATAACCTTGAATAACGGCTTTAATATGGGTATGGGTAGACGCCACTTCTTCAACGGTAGGCACTTTACCCGTACCAATCGCCCAGACGGGCTCATAAGCGATAATCAGACGCTCCGCTAAACTCTCTTCATTGCTTTCCGCAAGCAACTGCTCAATCACAGTTAATTGCGAGGCCAAGACGCTAAAAGTCTGTTCGCTATCATACTGCTCTTTGGTTTCACCCACACAGAAAATCACACCCAATTGTTGGCTAAGGGCGTTTTTTATCTTCTGGTAAAGGGTTGCCTCGTCTTCGCCGTAATATTGGCGACGCTCTGAATGGCCTACTAGCACCCATGTGGCTCCTGCATCACGCACTTGCGCAGCTGAACAGTCGCCAGTAAAGGCCCCTGTTTCGGCACTATGAGCGCTAATATCCTGTACCCCTATCGCTATGGCAGTTTCTTGTTGTTGTAGCGAACTTACATGTACAAGACTGGGCACTACCATCAAGCGGCAAGCAGCTAGGTCGGCACTCTTTAGCTCAGTATTAATATCAGCTAACAAGGTTTTAGCGGCTTGTAAAGTTGCCGGATTTTGTTTCCAATTACCAATGACCCACGCCTGCATAGTACTTACATCCTATTGAATTCTTTAGTATCCGTTTACGCTAACCTGCCAAATTATAGGCGAATTTTATCGTACCAAGACGGCATAGAGCGAATTATGAAACGCGCTATTATACCAAACTTTTATCTTCGTCTATAGAGGGTTTCGTTTCGGGCTTTTTTGCGACTACCTTTTTGATTTAAAAGGTACGCTATCGTACTCTTTGCTTTGGTAACGCGCGCTATTTTCTTGAGGTTAACTCAAAGATTTATAGGCCGTTTATTGCGTATCCTTGGGTATTAGTAGGTTCTCTTTATGAGATTCACACCCCTTTATATTGAACCTTCTACATATTTTGATAATAATCTTAGCGTCAAAATACGAATTATTGTGTATAAAGTCAGCAGATTAACTTATAGTAGCTTACACTATAGTTACAATAGTATTTTATCAGGTTATAGTAATAGGCACGCGAGCTGCCATTTACTTAACCCAGCCGCTTGATTGTCCTAGTATTTTCCTAGACGTGATAGGTATCCGAGTCTTATGTTGGCTGAGTTTATCCTTATCATTCCTTCAGGTTTTATTGGGCTATCCAGATAGCAGCCTTAAGTTGTAAGCATATCTTTTTATATTTTGTGGGAGTCATTTATGTCCGCGACGACAACGAGCTTTGGTGGTCTTGCGCATCGCCTTATTCAAGAAGAGTTGGTGAACAGTACGCAGATGCAAACCGCGCTAAAAGAGTCGCAGCAGCAGCGGGTTGGGCTTATTCCCTATCTCGTTGATAATAAAATAGCTCCTGCCGATAAAATAGCCA contains the following coding sequences:
- the tpiA gene encoding triose-phosphate isomerase; amino-acid sequence: MQAWVIGNWKQNPATLQAAKTLLADINTELKSADLAACRLMVVPSLVHVSSLQQQETAIAIGVQDISAHSAETGAFTGDCSAAQVRDAGATWVLVGHSERRQYYGEDEATLYQKIKNALSQQLGVIFCVGETKEQYDSEQTFSVLASQLTVIEQLLAESNEESLAERLIIAYEPVWAIGTGKVPTVEEVASTHTHIKAVIQGYAGAEAALGEPCVLYGGSVNAANAAQFAQADSVNGALVGGAALQADSFFAIAAAFSTAKSNS